Proteins encoded in a region of the Triticum dicoccoides isolate Atlit2015 ecotype Zavitan chromosome 3A, WEW_v2.0, whole genome shotgun sequence genome:
- the LOC119270496 gene encoding probable RNA-dependent RNA polymerase SHL2 has product MGAPRAGDLVTTQVSLGGFDAAVRARDLADFLELEAGPVWRCRVKTSTTPQDADPDFLLPAAAAAAALAPGQAQQRTVPVPPHAFVHFARPEAARRAADAAGRCELILSGKPLRAASAPDSALRASRRRGVAPFRFPGSRLEAGDLPAPDAFLAAWRCPGPDDGAGGLEFAVDPFDGSCRLVFARDTAFAFKELREAAVVMRCDVKLEFPVRDVAEVRVFKLDCSLLLRLSSAPLVYYRTADDDIYESVPFDLLDDDDPWIRTTDITPSGAIGRCGVYRITIPARFWSKMERALAYMKERRVTVVECGGGWGARRGLTVRDEPEFGERMQDLFFCVQHAEGIKFPVLFLVNALVHKGVINQHQLTPEFFGLLQGREEDVNVAALKEFWGIKFPVFDACRRLKNLQDRVARNPKLLNSKIGDDHSEVRRLVITPTRAYCLPPQVERSNRVVRHYRVVADRFLRVTFMDEGMQQLNSNVLNFSAAQIVKDLMSNSFLQHKTTVYKRVKTFLTEGFHMCGRKYSFLAFSSNQLRDRSAWFFAEDRTDRTRTVESIRKWMGRFTSKNVAKHTARMGQCFSSTYATVVMQPHEVNECLEDVERNGYVFSDGIGKITRELALEVAKKLQLTDNPPSAYQIRYAGFKGVIAVWEGENDGIQLSLRPSMHKFDSSHTVLEVVSWTKFQPGFLNRQIITLLSSLNVPDAVFSQMQKDMLSNLNNILTDTDVAFDVVTTSCADEGNTAALMLSAGISPGTEPHLEALLLAIRSSQLLGLLEKSRIFVPKGRWLMGCLDELGILEQGQCFIRASSPVLNNSLLKHGPRSYSANNNAETVKGTVVMAKNPCLHPGDVRILEAIDVPALHHLVDCLVFPKNGERPHANEASGSDLDGDLYFVTWDEKLIPPGKRSWNPMDYSPAEAKQLPRKVTQSDIVDFFLKNMVNEKLGPISNAHVVHADMSEYGAMDEKCIQLAELAAFAVDFPKTGKIVSMPPALRPKLYPDFMGKDDAISYKSEKILGRLYRSIQEASSSDLVPEETCTLNDLPYDTDMEVPGAADFLSSAWQCKCSYEAQLDALLKQYGVRTEAELVTEHIWSLPKYNSRKQGDIKERLKNAYSALCKEFRAIFESIEAPGQTEAVLDDDERNRVYEMKASAWYQVTYHPKWVQRSREALEPDREEDAPARLSFAWIPVEHLARIKLRCRGGVKVGRRRPIERLAAYMSGSL; this is encoded by the exons ATGGGGGCGCCGCGCGCCGGCGACCTGGTGACCACGCAGGTCAGCCTGGGCGGCTTCGACGCCGCCGTCCGGGCGCGCGACCTCGCCGACTTCCTCGAGCTGGAGGCGGGCCCCGTCTGGCGCTGCCGCGTCAAGACCTCCACGACCCCGCAGGACGCCGACCCCGActtcctcctccccgccgccgccgccgccgccgcccttgcccccGGCCAGGCGCAGCAGCGGACCGTCCCCGTGCCGCCGCACGCCTTCGTCCACTTCGCGCGCCCGGAGGCGGCCCgccgcgccgccgacgccgccggccGCTGCGAGCTCATCCTCTCCGGGAAGCCGCTCCGCGCCGCCTCCGCGCCCGACAGCGCGCTCCGGGCCTCCcgccgccgcggcgtcgcgccgttCCGCTTCCCCGGGTCCCGCCTCGAGGCCGGCGACCTCCCCGCCCCCGACGCCTTCCTCGCCGCCTGGCGCTGCCCTGGCCCGGACGACGGCGCCGGCGGGCTCGagttcgccgtcgacccgttcgacggctcctgccgcctcgtcttcgcccGCGACACCGCCTTCGCGTTCAAGGAGCTCCGCGAGGCCGCCGTCGTGATGCGCTGCGACGTCAAGCTCGAGTTCCCCGTCCGCGACGTCGCCGAGGTCAGGGTGTTCAAGCTCGACTGctcgctgctgctccggctctcgtccGCCCCGCTCGTCTACTACCGCACGGCGGACGACGACATCTACGAGTCCGTGCCGTTCGACCTGCTCGACGACGACGACCCCTGGATCCGGACCACCGACATCACCCCCAGCGGCGCCATCGGGCGGTGCGGCGTTTACAGGATCACAATCCCGGCGCGGTTCTGGTCCAAGATGGAGCGCGCGCTGGCCTACATGAAGGAGAGGAGGGTGACCGTCGTTGAGTGCGGCGGTGGGTGGGGGGCCAGGAGGGGGCTCACCGTGCGCGACGAGCCCGAGTTTGGGGAGCGGATGCAGGACCTCTTCTTCTGCGTGCAGCACGCCGAGGGGATCAAGTTTCCGGTGCTGTTCCTCGTGAACGCGctggtgcacaagggagtgatcaaTCAGCACCAGCTCACGCCTGAATTCTTCGGTTTGCTCCAGGGGAGGGAGGAGGATGTCAATGTGGCTGCACTCAAGGAATTCTGGGGGATCAAATTTCCGGTCTTTGATGCGTGCCGGAGGCTGAAGAATCTGCAGGACAGGGTTGCCAGAAACCCCAAACTCCTTAACagcaagattggggatgaccattcTGAGGTGAGGAGGCTGGTGATCACGCCCACCAGGGCCTATTGCCTGCCGCCGCAAGTGGAGCGCTCTAACCGTGTTGTCCGGCATTATCGTGTAGTCGCGGACAGGTTCCTCAGGGTAACATTTATGGATGAGGGCATGCAGCAACTCAACAGCAATGTGCTGAATTTCTCTGCTGCTCAGATCGTCAAGGATTTGATGTCAAACTCGTTCCTGCAGCATAAGACAACGGTGTACAAGCGTGTCAAGACATTTTTGACAGAAGGTTTCCACATGTGTGGCCGGAAATACTCGTTTCTTGCATTCTCATCAAACCAGCTGAGGGACAGATCTGCCTGGTTCTTTGCAGAGGACAGAACGGACAGAACGAGGACGGTTGAAAGCATTAGAAAATGGATGGGCCGGTTCACAAGTAAGAATGTAGCAAAGCATACTGCTCGGATGGGGCAGTGCTTCTCATCGACATATGCAACGGTGGTGATGCAGCCACATGAGGTCAATGAGTGTCTTGAGGATGTTGAACGTAATGGCTACGTTTTCTCTGATGGAATCGGCAAGATTACCCGGGAACTTGCGCTGGAAGTCGCTAAGAAGCTGCAACTGACAGATAATCCCCCATCTGCTTACCAGATCAGGTATGCAGGCTTCAAGGGTGTTATAGCTGTCTGGGAAGGAGAGAATGATGGGATACAGCTTTCCCTGAGGCCAAGCATGCACAAGTTTGACTCTTCCCACACTGTGTTAGAGGTGGTCTCATGGACAAAGTTTCAGCCAGGATTCTTAAACCGTCAGATCATTACATTACTCTCCTCCTTGAATGTCCCGGATGCTGTCTTTTCACAAATGCAGAAAGACATGCTGTCTAATCTCAACAATATTTTGACTGACACTGATGTTGCTTTTGACGTTGTAACCACCTCTTGTGCTGACGAAGGAAACACCGCAGCACTGATGTTGAGTGCTGGCATTTCACCTGGAACTGAGCCGCACCTGGAAGCATTGCTGTTGGCTATAAGGTCCTCACAGCTACTGGGTCTTTTGGAAAAATCAAGGATTTTTGTTCCCAAGGGAAGGTGGTTGATGGGCTGCCTTGATGAACTTGGGATCCTTGAGCAAGGACAGTGCTTTATTCGGGCCTCATCTCCAGTACTCAATAATTCTCTGCTGAAGCATGGACCAAGATCTTACTCAGCAAACAACAATGCAGAGACCGTTAAAGGTACTGTTGTAATGGCAAAGAATCCGTGCCTTCATCCAGGGGATGTCCGGatccttgaagccattgatgtgccTGCTTTGCATCACCTTGTTGATTGCTTGGTCTTTCCCAAGAATGGCGAGAGGCCACACGCCAATGAAGCATCTGGGAGTGATCTTGATGGGGATCTATACTTTGTGACCTGGGATGAAAAACTTATCCCACCGGGCAAAAGAAGCTGGAACCCTATGGACTACTCCCCAGCCGAAGCAAAACAACTACCGCGCAAAGTAACCCAATCT GACATCGTTGATTTCTTTTTGAAGAACATGGTAAATGAGAAACTGGGTCCGATAAGCAATGCTCATGTTGTTCATGCCGATATGAGCGAGTATGGAGCAATGGACGAGAAGTGCATTCAGTTGGCAGAACTAGCAGCATTCGCTGTTGACTTCCCCAAGACGGGCAAAATCGTGTCGATGCCGCCAGCCCTTCGACCAAAACTCTACCCCGACTTCATGGGAAAGGATGATGCCATCTCCTACAAATCAGAGAAGATCCTCGGAAGGCTCTACCGGTCGATCCAAGAAGCCTCCAGCAGCGATCTGGTCCCAGAAGAAACCTGCACGCTGAACGACCTGCCTTACGACACGGACATGGAGGTTCCCGGCGCGGCGGATTTCCTGTCGAGCGCGTGGCAGTGCAAGTGCTCGTACGAGGCGCAGCTGGACGCGCTGCTCAAGCAGTACGGCGTGCGCACGGAGGCGGAGCTCGTGACGGAGCACATATGGTCGCTCCCCAAGTACAACAGCAGGAAGCAGGGGGACATAAAGGAGAGGCTGAAGAACGCCTACTCTGCTCTCTGCAAGGAGTTCCGGGCCATCTTCGAGAGCATTGAGGCGCCGGGCCAGACCGAGGCCGTCTTGGACGACGACGAGAGGAACCGGGTGTACGAGATGAAGGCCTCGGCGTGGTACCAGGTGACCTACCACCCCAAATGGGTCCAGAGGTCGAGGGAGGCGCTGGAGCCTGACCGCGAGGAGGACGCGCCGGCGAGGCTTAGCTTTGCGTGGATCCCGGTGGAGCACCTGGCGCGGATCAAGTTACGGTGCCGTGGGGGAGTGAAGGTGGGCCGCCGGAGGCCCATCGAGAGGCTCGCTGCCTACATGTCTGGGAGCCTGTGA